Proteins co-encoded in one Candidatus Eisenbacteria bacterium genomic window:
- a CDS encoding cytochrome C oxidase subunit IV family protein — MSSHVETRRAGDGEEDRARHGQEPHAGPAGAHPTNYVKVWALLVGLLVVSVIGPMTGIRVVMLIAAFGVALVKAYIVARKFMHLDVQKPVVHWALGIALVFMVLLFAGVAPDAMKHSGQHWHKTYVAPAAGAGGEAHGQRGH, encoded by the coding sequence ATGTCGTCGCATGTGGAGACGCGCCGGGCCGGGGACGGGGAGGAAGACCGCGCCCGCCACGGCCAGGAGCCGCACGCGGGCCCCGCGGGGGCGCACCCCACCAACTACGTGAAGGTCTGGGCGCTGCTGGTGGGGCTGCTGGTGGTCAGCGTGATCGGGCCCATGACCGGGATCCGGGTGGTGATGCTGATCGCCGCCTTCGGCGTGGCGCTGGTGAAGGCCTACATCGTGGCCCGGAAGTTCATGCACCTCGACGTGCAGAAGCCCGTGGTCCACTGGGCGCTGGGGATCGCGCTGGTGTTCATGGTGCTGCTGTTCGCCGGGGTGGCCCCGGACGCCATGAAGCACAGCGGCCAGCACTGGCACAAGACGTACGTGGCGCCGGCCGCCGGCGCGGGCGGGGAAGCCCATGGCCAGCGCGGCCACTGA
- a CDS encoding copper chaperone PCu(A)C, translating to MPVSVALALMAAAALPGCGPRGGSQLKGSRPAQGGFVGHVSVQERRGSAPARPFAFRASPGHVLYVFFGYATCPDICPATLGSLRKALAMLGGDAARVEVAMVTVDAARDSGDVLARYLASFVDSAHALVPETQEQLALAETVFGATSSVTRQPGGQVDVSHTASSYLVDSGGRVVVVWEFGTKPADLAHDIRVLLGEQAGRPAEAGPEVSGPWARATPAGATAAAVYLALRSDEGDTLRAVSVEPGVAAAAQLHRTLREAGGEMSMVRVDAVPLPAGVPVDFRPGGDHVMLVGLAKPLTAGDTLDVRLYFAKEKVRRVRVPVREE from the coding sequence ATGCCCGTTTCGGTCGCGCTCGCACTGATGGCGGCGGCGGCTCTCCCTGGCTGCGGGCCGCGGGGCGGCTCCCAGCTCAAGGGCTCGCGCCCCGCGCAGGGCGGGTTCGTGGGCCACGTCAGCGTGCAGGAGCGGCGCGGCAGCGCCCCCGCACGGCCCTTCGCCTTCCGGGCCTCCCCCGGGCACGTGCTGTACGTGTTCTTCGGCTACGCCACCTGCCCCGACATTTGCCCCGCCACGCTGGGCAGCCTGCGCAAGGCCCTGGCCATGCTGGGTGGCGACGCGGCGCGCGTGGAAGTGGCCATGGTGACGGTGGACGCGGCGCGCGATTCCGGCGACGTCCTCGCGCGCTACCTGGCGTCCTTCGTGGACAGCGCCCACGCGCTGGTCCCGGAGACCCAGGAACAGCTGGCCCTCGCGGAGACGGTCTTCGGAGCCACGTCCAGCGTGACCCGCCAGCCGGGCGGGCAGGTGGACGTGAGCCACACCGCCAGCAGCTACCTTGTGGATTCGGGCGGGCGCGTGGTGGTGGTGTGGGAGTTCGGCACGAAACCCGCCGACCTGGCGCACGACATCCGGGTGCTGCTGGGCGAGCAGGCGGGCAGGCCCGCGGAAGCCGGTCCGGAGGTGTCGGGCCCGTGGGCCCGCGCCACGCCCGCGGGCGCGACCGCCGCCGCCGTGTACCTGGCGTTGCGTTCCGACGAGGGAGACACGCTGCGCGCGGTGAGCGTGGAGCCCGGCGTGGCCGCGGCCGCGCAGTTGCACCGGACGCTGCGGGAGGCGGGCGGGGAGATGTCCATGGTCCGGGTGGATGCGGTGCCGCTGCCGGCGGGCGTGCCGGTGGATTTCCGGCCCGGCGGAGACCACGTCATGCTGGTGGGCCTCGCGAAGCCGCTGACCGCGGGCGACACGCTCGACGTGAGGCTGTACTTCGCGAAGGAGAAGGTGCGGAGGGTCAGGGTGCCGGTGCGGGAGGAGTGA
- a CDS encoding PAS domain-containing protein produces MTPTPPTSGAPAGMQDALGAFLGAASLAEGARALARLLSETSGLPVALALPGEEGSAGVDSYGSDSGLPSECAFDRLARLAEWALQGYEDMGLLRDGLGEDAGDAAVAAVPLLEQGVAVAAVALPRQQRAALPGGPESLAWLGHIVATRRDRGRAAADATATERQHQRRFRTMDAQLRLLDRERQKFQALVKRSDAAVMVLGSDLKIRWVNREMGRIHLGDARPESELHGSVCCDVCRQGNGSCTECPVRAALGGAPIAHGEFKRVINGVPRQLYVTAQPIRGPEGGVEEVLVTMQDLTGLDILRRSEARMRQLFDGSVDSILMVEPSTLRIVLANATACRTLSAGEDLGALGLDALFSVPELGRVRAYLDALLAGRPAGGADFEVRAPRGPILCNVVATPFDLDGTEVLMVQMRDVTAVRRLERELVHADRLASLGTMSAGIAHEFKNRLAPLRGLAQLVASGAGDPDRVERYVPRLLEELDRLARLVRDVLDAARPQEARRERCDLRSLVLGHVEEFRHECADALHAQGVRVLDSVEGERPEVVAVDAEQLRVVFQNLLKNALEACPEGGEIRVEVKAEGGRVTATVADTGCGMDARVRERILEPFFTTKGARGTGLGMCIVKSLVEANDGVLEIHSEPGRGTEISVTLGEVGTSGNRSPGLQTSGDEERREEAA; encoded by the coding sequence ATGACTCCGACCCCGCCGACCTCCGGCGCCCCCGCGGGCATGCAAGACGCGCTGGGCGCCTTCCTGGGAGCGGCATCCCTGGCGGAGGGCGCGCGCGCGCTGGCGCGGCTCCTGAGCGAGACCTCGGGGCTGCCCGTGGCGCTGGCGCTCCCCGGCGAGGAGGGTTCCGCCGGCGTGGACTCCTACGGCAGCGACTCCGGGCTTCCTTCCGAGTGCGCCTTCGACCGCCTTGCGCGCCTGGCCGAGTGGGCCCTGCAGGGCTACGAGGACATGGGCCTGCTGCGCGACGGGCTGGGCGAGGACGCGGGCGACGCCGCCGTGGCCGCCGTGCCGCTGCTGGAGCAGGGCGTGGCCGTGGCGGCCGTGGCGTTGCCGCGGCAACAGCGGGCCGCGCTTCCTGGCGGCCCGGAATCGCTCGCGTGGCTCGGTCACATCGTGGCCACCCGGCGGGACCGCGGCCGCGCCGCCGCGGACGCCACGGCCACGGAGCGTCAGCACCAGCGCCGCTTCCGGACCATGGACGCACAGCTGCGCCTGCTGGACCGCGAGCGCCAGAAGTTCCAGGCGTTGGTGAAGCGTTCGGACGCGGCGGTGATGGTGCTGGGCTCCGACCTCAAGATCCGCTGGGTCAACCGGGAGATGGGCCGCATCCACCTCGGGGACGCCCGGCCCGAGAGCGAGCTTCACGGGAGCGTCTGTTGCGACGTGTGCCGGCAGGGCAACGGCAGCTGCACGGAGTGCCCGGTCCGCGCGGCCCTGGGCGGCGCGCCGATCGCGCACGGCGAGTTCAAGCGGGTCATCAACGGCGTGCCCCGCCAGCTCTACGTCACCGCCCAGCCCATCCGCGGGCCCGAGGGTGGCGTGGAGGAGGTCCTGGTGACCATGCAGGACCTGACCGGCCTGGACATCCTGCGCCGCTCCGAGGCCCGCATGCGGCAGCTATTCGATGGCAGCGTGGACTCCATCCTCATGGTGGAGCCGAGCACCCTGCGCATCGTCCTGGCCAACGCCACCGCGTGCCGCACCCTCTCCGCCGGGGAGGACCTGGGCGCCCTGGGTCTCGACGCGCTGTTCTCCGTTCCCGAGCTGGGCCGCGTGCGCGCCTACCTGGACGCGCTGCTGGCCGGACGCCCGGCGGGCGGGGCGGACTTCGAGGTCCGGGCCCCCCGGGGGCCCATCCTGTGCAACGTCGTGGCCACGCCCTTCGACCTGGATGGCACGGAGGTGCTCATGGTGCAGATGCGGGATGTGACCGCCGTGCGGCGCCTGGAGCGGGAGCTCGTCCACGCGGACCGGTTGGCGAGCCTGGGGACCATGAGTGCCGGCATAGCCCACGAGTTCAAGAACCGGCTGGCACCGCTGCGCGGGCTGGCGCAGCTGGTGGCCTCCGGCGCCGGGGATCCCGACCGGGTGGAACGCTATGTTCCGCGCCTGCTCGAGGAGCTGGACCGCCTCGCCCGGCTGGTGCGCGACGTGCTCGACGCCGCGCGCCCGCAGGAGGCGCGGCGGGAGCGCTGCGACCTGCGCAGCCTGGTGCTGGGGCACGTGGAGGAATTCCGTCACGAGTGTGCCGACGCGCTGCACGCCCAGGGTGTGCGGGTGCTCGACTCGGTCGAGGGGGAGAGGCCGGAAGTGGTGGCCGTGGATGCCGAGCAGCTGCGGGTGGTGTTCCAGAACCTGCTCAAGAACGCCCTGGAAGCCTGCCCCGAGGGCGGCGAGATCCGGGTGGAAGTGAAGGCGGAGGGCGGCAGGGTGACGGCGACAGTCGCGGACACCGGCTGCGGCATGGACGCGCGCGTGCGCGAGCGCATCCTCGAGCCGTTCTTCACCACCAAGGGCGCCCGGGGCACGGGGCTGGGAATGTGCATCGTGAAGTCCCTGGTGGAGGCCAATGACGGGGTGCTGGAGATCCACAGCGAGCCGGGCCGGGGCACCGAGATCAGCGTCACGCTGGGCGAGGTGGGGACATCCGGGAACCGATCCCCCGGGCTGCAGACGTCCGGGGACGAGGAACGACGCGAGGAAGCCGCGTGA
- a CDS encoding cytochrome C oxidase subunit II → MIEHYIPSLSTYSSDVDQLVWLVTILVGFWFVAAEVMFFWLIWRFRARAGVAAQYVTGKEKRLKRWINVPHTLILVCDVLIIVAAIRVWYKVKQTLPPADETVRVISQQWTWTFQQPGPDGRLDTPDDIFSADTLHVPVNRTVHFQLESKDVLHSFFVPVFRLKQDAVPGRVITGWFRATRTGVHDIRCSQICGVAHGIMSAEIEIQSQEQHAAWMRSHAGTPIGAFHAGAGGAAPAPAGTTTADAPRAALAAAAAAADTRN, encoded by the coding sequence ATGATCGAGCACTACATTCCGAGCCTCTCGACCTACTCCAGCGACGTGGACCAGCTGGTGTGGCTGGTCACGATCCTGGTGGGCTTCTGGTTCGTGGCCGCCGAGGTGATGTTCTTCTGGCTGATCTGGCGTTTCCGCGCCCGGGCCGGCGTGGCGGCGCAGTACGTGACCGGCAAGGAGAAGCGGCTCAAGCGCTGGATCAACGTCCCGCACACGCTGATCCTGGTGTGCGACGTGCTCATCATCGTGGCCGCCATCCGCGTCTGGTACAAGGTGAAGCAGACGCTCCCGCCGGCCGACGAGACGGTGCGCGTGATCAGCCAGCAGTGGACCTGGACGTTCCAGCAGCCCGGTCCCGACGGCCGGCTCGACACCCCGGACGACATCTTCTCGGCCGACACGCTGCACGTGCCCGTGAACCGGACGGTGCACTTCCAGCTGGAGTCGAAGGACGTGCTGCACAGCTTCTTCGTGCCGGTGTTCCGGCTGAAGCAGGATGCCGTGCCCGGGCGCGTGATCACCGGCTGGTTCCGGGCCACCCGCACCGGGGTCCACGACATCCGCTGCTCGCAGATCTGCGGCGTGGCGCACGGGATCATGAGCGCCGAGATCGAGATCCAGTCGCAGGAGCAGCATGCCGCGTGGATGCGCTCCCACGCCGGCACGCCCATCGGGGCGTTCCATGCCGGCGCCGGGGGCGCCGCGCCCGCTCCTGCCGGCACGACCACCGCGGACGCGCCGCGGGCCGCGCTGGCGGCCGCCGCCGCGGCCGCCGACACCAGGAACTGA
- a CDS encoding amidohydrolase encodes MSPDIRTLTPADIEELVATRRDLHRHPETAFEEVRTSGVVSKRLGEIGVPHRTGLARTGIVGLVGRGASAGDAGRTVLLRADMDALPIQEENDVPYRSVHDGRMHACGHDCHTASLLAAARALKRGEPGLKGTVKLCFQPAEEGFSGANEMIRDGVLEGPAPEAAFGYHVWQDLDYGIVAVTPGPFMAAVDEFSVTFRGVGCHAAAPHLGRDPVLAAAQAITALQSVVSRNTDPFLGAVVSVTQLRAGSAFNIVPETAWMNGTVRVMDTGLWAALPGHFERVVKGVAAAMGCEAEITYNRTHQPTVNDPAMAALAREVAVEVVGAGNVRDDVRTMGGEDFSSFLQRVPGCFFAVGSRNAERNLVYGHHHPRFDVDERAMQIGVEMLVRLARRIAG; translated from the coding sequence GTGAGCCCGGACATCCGCACCCTCACCCCGGCCGACATCGAGGAACTCGTCGCCACCCGCCGCGACCTCCATCGCCATCCCGAGACTGCGTTCGAGGAAGTCCGCACTTCCGGTGTGGTCTCGAAACGGCTGGGTGAGATCGGCGTGCCGCACCGGACCGGCCTGGCACGCACCGGCATCGTGGGGCTGGTGGGGCGCGGCGCCTCGGCCGGCGACGCAGGCCGCACGGTGCTGCTCCGGGCGGACATGGACGCGCTGCCGATCCAGGAGGAGAACGACGTTCCCTACCGCTCGGTCCACGACGGGCGGATGCACGCCTGTGGACACGACTGCCACACCGCCTCGCTGCTGGCGGCGGCGCGCGCCCTGAAGCGCGGGGAGCCCGGCCTCAAGGGCACCGTGAAACTCTGCTTCCAGCCGGCCGAGGAGGGCTTCTCCGGGGCGAACGAGATGATCCGCGACGGCGTGCTCGAGGGCCCCGCGCCCGAGGCCGCGTTCGGCTACCACGTGTGGCAGGATCTCGACTACGGCATCGTGGCCGTCACGCCGGGGCCGTTCATGGCCGCCGTGGACGAATTCAGCGTCACCTTCCGGGGCGTGGGCTGCCACGCCGCCGCGCCGCACCTGGGGCGCGACCCGGTGCTGGCGGCGGCGCAGGCGATCACGGCGCTGCAGTCCGTGGTCAGCCGCAACACCGATCCCTTCCTGGGTGCGGTGGTGAGCGTGACGCAGCTGCGCGCCGGCTCGGCCTTCAACATCGTGCCCGAAACCGCGTGGATGAACGGGACGGTGCGGGTGATGGACACCGGCCTGTGGGCCGCGCTTCCCGGGCACTTCGAACGCGTGGTGAAGGGCGTGGCCGCGGCGATGGGCTGCGAGGCGGAGATCACCTACAACCGCACCCACCAGCCCACCGTGAATGATCCCGCCATGGCGGCGCTGGCGCGGGAGGTGGCGGTGGAGGTCGTGGGGGCCGGCAACGTGCGCGACGACGTGCGCACCATGGGCGGCGAGGACTTCTCATCGTTCCTGCAGCGTGTGCCCGGATGCTTCTTCGCGGTGGGCTCGCGCAACGCGGAGCGGAATCTCGTGTACGGGCACCACCACCCGCGCTTCGACGTGGACGAGCGCGCCATGCAGATCGGCGTGGAGATGCTGGTGCGCCTCGCCCGGAGGATCGCGGGGTGA
- a CDS encoding GAF domain-containing protein: MTGEQICLQLDTFVASGAEFHDVLEAAVRLLHESDSRFHWTGIYELFPDQVLRLGPFIGAPTDHCFIAVGRGVCGTAVAEGRNMNIPDVRRQENYLACSSETRSELVVLIRSGEWIHAQVDIDSHEVDAFGPEAVARVERVADWLAILYSRQGMEKER, from the coding sequence ATGACGGGTGAGCAGATCTGCCTCCAACTGGACACGTTTGTGGCCTCCGGCGCCGAGTTTCACGACGTCCTGGAAGCGGCCGTGCGCCTGCTCCACGAATCCGACAGCCGCTTTCACTGGACCGGCATCTACGAGCTGTTCCCCGACCAGGTGCTGAGGCTGGGCCCGTTCATCGGCGCGCCCACCGACCACTGCTTCATCGCGGTGGGCCGGGGGGTGTGCGGGACGGCCGTGGCCGAGGGGCGGAACATGAACATCCCCGACGTGCGCCGGCAGGAAAACTACCTGGCGTGCAGCAGCGAGACGCGCTCCGAGCTCGTGGTGCTGATCCGGAGCGGCGAGTGGATCCACGCGCAGGTGGACATTGACAGCCACGAGGTGGACGCCTTCGGCCCCGAGGCCGTGGCCCGCGTGGAGCGCGTCGCCGACTGGCTGGCGATCCTGTACAGCCGCCAGGGCATGGAAAAGGAGCGCTGA
- a CDS encoding cytochrome c oxidase subunit 3, with protein MSAKTIAATRSAMGMPTGRLAVWWVLVSEIVVFGGVLVSYIMNRLGHVEWAEQASHTNTWAGAFNTLVLLSSSLSAVLAHQAAERRDGPRAARLLRLTILGGLVFLVVKSFEWAHEIREGFTIQSGGFWSYYYTAAGLHAFHVIAGMALMGWVAASAARNQDLHRVENVGIYWHFVDVVWIFLFPLLYIAK; from the coding sequence GTGAGCGCGAAGACGATCGCCGCCACCCGGAGCGCCATGGGGATGCCCACCGGCCGGCTGGCCGTGTGGTGGGTGCTGGTATCGGAGATCGTGGTGTTCGGGGGCGTGCTGGTCTCCTACATCATGAACCGGCTCGGTCACGTCGAGTGGGCGGAGCAGGCATCGCATACCAACACCTGGGCGGGCGCGTTCAACACGCTGGTGCTGCTGAGCTCCAGCCTGTCCGCGGTGCTGGCGCACCAGGCGGCGGAGCGGCGGGACGGCCCGCGCGCGGCGCGCCTGCTGCGGCTCACCATCCTGGGCGGGCTGGTGTTCCTGGTGGTGAAGTCGTTCGAGTGGGCCCACGAGATCCGCGAGGGCTTCACCATCCAGTCCGGCGGGTTCTGGTCGTACTACTACACCGCCGCCGGGCTGCACGCATTCCACGTGATCGCCGGCATGGCCCTGATGGGGTGGGTGGCGGCATCGGCTGCGAGGAACCAGGACCTGCACCGCGTCGAAAACGTGGGCATCTACTGGCACTTCGTGGACGTGGTGTGGATCTTCCTGTTCCCGCTGCTGTACATCGCGAAGTAG
- a CDS encoding HDOD domain-containing protein yields MPSQNLSKEELIQRVGELPPLPQTLMRVWQVVDNPAADSHTLAQAVSADPPLVANLLRIANSATYGRMRSVNSISDAITLLGFNVIKKMCMGIMVHVGLLSQDKGTSNFDRVLFWRHCVGTGLTAEILAEMLHLPLAPTTFSHGLLHDLGLLVLDRHLSHELEEILGVYEATEGDCTLFEIEQELLGLNHAQLGAELALQWGFPQSLVDVAANHHHPRITADTTMECIVHLACAMTDQQQLCRCDQAEAVFEDARRFLGLGHGQLHEARETMSRRLMPLAEAFSI; encoded by the coding sequence ATGCCTTCGCAGAACCTCTCCAAGGAGGAGCTGATCCAGCGGGTAGGGGAGCTTCCGCCCCTGCCGCAGACGCTCATGCGGGTGTGGCAGGTCGTGGACAATCCCGCGGCGGATTCGCACACCCTGGCCCAGGCGGTGTCCGCGGACCCGCCCCTGGTGGCCAACCTGCTCCGGATCGCGAACTCCGCCACCTACGGCCGCATGCGCTCCGTGAACTCGATCTCCGACGCCATCACCCTCCTCGGGTTCAACGTGATCAAGAAGATGTGCATGGGCATCATGGTGCACGTCGGCCTGCTCTCGCAGGACAAGGGGACCTCCAACTTCGATCGCGTGCTCTTCTGGCGCCACTGTGTCGGCACGGGGCTCACGGCCGAGATCCTGGCCGAGATGCTCCATCTGCCGCTCGCGCCCACGACATTCTCCCACGGGCTGCTGCACGACCTGGGGCTCCTGGTGCTCGATCGGCACCTGTCCCACGAGCTGGAGGAAATCCTGGGGGTGTACGAGGCGACCGAGGGGGACTGCACCCTTTTCGAGATCGAGCAGGAGCTCCTGGGCCTGAACCACGCCCAGCTGGGAGCCGAGCTGGCGCTGCAGTGGGGCTTTCCGCAGAGCCTGGTGGATGTCGCGGCGAACCACCACCACCCGCGCATCACCGCCGACACGACGATGGAGTGCATCGTGCACCTGGCCTGCGCCATGACCGACCAGCAGCAGCTGTGCCGCTGCGACCAGGCCGAAGCGGTGTTCGAGGACGCCCGGCGCTTCCTGGGGCTGGGCCACGGGCAGCTGCACGAGGCCCGCGAGACCATGAGCCGGCGCCTCATGCCTCTGGCCGAGGCATTCTCGATCTGA
- a CDS encoding cbb3-type cytochrome c oxidase subunit I, giving the protein MASHAIEAAHGAGHAAHHGESFFRKYLWSTDHKTIAFQYMFTGMAMALLGAFFAYVFRMQLAFPGNAVPFFGHVSPGKYNALVTNHGSIMIFWVAMPVLIAGFGNYLIPLMCGCDDMVFPRINRLSYQVFLLSALVLLASLFMPDGGFGGAWTAYPPLSASAKYNLTPQGASMWVIAVALEFVAFLLGGINFIVTAMNARAPGMKAFDVPLVVWMIVVATLLFMASVGPLIAGAVMLLFDQLLGTGFFNPTRGGDPILWQHLFWFFGHPEVYVVLLPAMGIVAEVITVFSRKKMFAYKTVIYTVIATGILSFFVWAHHQFVAGIDPRMANVFTVTTVLISIPIAEMCFLYIATLYGGSIRFATPMLWALGFLAEFLIGGATGIYLGASGADIFFHDTYFVIAHFHYTFFPIAIIAVFAGITFWFPKMFGRMMNETLGKIHFWGTIIPFNFIFIPMFMVGLNGEHRRIYDYTHFPELATPAMQALRTTSTIALVVMLLFQFIFIYNFLVSMRRGRKAGANPWKSNTLEWSAESPPPHGNWAELPVCHRGPYEYSVPGREKDYWPQHEKA; this is encoded by the coding sequence ATGGCCAGCCACGCAATCGAAGCGGCCCACGGGGCCGGGCACGCCGCCCACCACGGGGAGTCCTTCTTCCGGAAGTACCTGTGGTCCACGGACCACAAGACCATCGCCTTCCAGTACATGTTCACCGGCATGGCGATGGCCCTGCTGGGCGCCTTCTTCGCCTACGTGTTCCGCATGCAGCTGGCCTTCCCCGGAAACGCGGTGCCCTTCTTCGGGCACGTCTCGCCGGGCAAGTACAACGCGCTGGTGACCAATCACGGCAGCATCATGATCTTCTGGGTGGCCATGCCGGTGCTGATCGCGGGCTTCGGCAACTACCTGATCCCGTTGATGTGCGGCTGCGACGACATGGTCTTCCCCCGGATCAACCGCCTCAGCTACCAGGTGTTCCTGCTCAGCGCGCTGGTGCTGCTGGCGTCCCTGTTCATGCCGGACGGTGGTTTCGGCGGCGCGTGGACGGCCTACCCGCCGCTGTCGGCGTCCGCCAAGTACAACCTGACCCCGCAGGGGGCCAGCATGTGGGTCATCGCGGTGGCGCTGGAGTTCGTGGCGTTCCTGCTGGGGGGGATCAACTTCATCGTCACCGCCATGAATGCCCGCGCCCCCGGCATGAAGGCCTTCGACGTGCCGCTGGTGGTGTGGATGATCGTGGTGGCCACGCTGCTGTTCATGGCCTCGGTGGGCCCGCTGATCGCCGGCGCGGTGATGCTGCTGTTCGACCAGTTGCTGGGCACGGGGTTCTTCAATCCCACGCGCGGGGGCGACCCCATCCTGTGGCAGCACCTGTTCTGGTTCTTCGGCCACCCCGAGGTGTACGTGGTGCTGCTGCCGGCGATGGGGATCGTGGCCGAGGTGATCACCGTGTTCTCGCGCAAGAAGATGTTCGCCTACAAGACGGTCATCTACACGGTCATCGCCACCGGGATCCTGAGTTTCTTCGTGTGGGCCCACCACCAGTTCGTGGCCGGGATCGACCCGCGCATGGCCAACGTGTTCACCGTGACCACGGTGCTGATCTCCATCCCGATCGCCGAAATGTGCTTCCTGTACATCGCCACGCTCTACGGCGGCTCCATCCGGTTTGCGACCCCGATGCTGTGGGCGCTGGGCTTCCTGGCGGAGTTCCTGATCGGCGGCGCGACGGGGATCTACCTGGGTGCCAGCGGCGCGGACATCTTCTTCCACGACACCTACTTCGTGATCGCCCACTTCCACTACACGTTCTTCCCCATCGCGATCATCGCGGTGTTCGCGGGGATCACATTCTGGTTCCCGAAGATGTTCGGGCGGATGATGAACGAGACCCTGGGCAAGATCCATTTCTGGGGCACCATCATCCCGTTCAACTTCATCTTCATCCCGATGTTCATGGTGGGGCTCAACGGCGAGCACCGGCGCATCTACGACTACACCCACTTCCCGGAGCTGGCCACGCCCGCCATGCAGGCGTTGCGCACCACCTCGACCATCGCGCTGGTGGTGATGCTGCTGTTCCAGTTCATCTTCATCTACAACTTCCTGGTGAGCATGCGCCGCGGAAGGAAGGCCGGCGCCAACCCCTGGAAGTCGAACACGCTGGAGTGGAGCGCGGAGTCGCCGCCGCCGCACGGCAACTGGGCGGAGCTGCCCGTCTGCCACCGCGGTCCGTACGAGTACAGCGTCCCGGGCCGGGAGAAGGACTACTGGCCCCAGCACGAGAAGGCCTGA
- a CDS encoding heme-copper oxidase subunit III translates to MASAATERLGAPPAPRRGFTSHGVFGMALFVFSEVMLFTAFISAFLIVRGGTAPGAWPPAGQPRLPFAQTAVHTLALLASGVALWLAARSGGRRATVASGGPMLAALALGAYFVAAQGVEWAALLREGLTLTSSQAGAFFYVIVGAHALHALAALAALALCWARLRAGRLTPGVFGATRLFWNFVVLMWPVLYLVVYR, encoded by the coding sequence ATGGCCAGCGCGGCCACTGAGCGCCTGGGCGCGCCACCGGCCCCGCGCCGCGGCTTCACCAGCCATGGCGTGTTCGGCATGGCGCTGTTCGTATTCTCCGAGGTGATGCTCTTCACCGCGTTCATCAGCGCGTTCCTGATCGTGCGCGGCGGCACCGCCCCCGGGGCGTGGCCCCCCGCGGGCCAGCCGCGGCTGCCTTTCGCGCAGACCGCGGTGCACACGCTGGCGCTGCTGGCGAGCGGGGTGGCGCTGTGGCTCGCGGCCCGCTCCGGCGGGCGTCGCGCCACGGTGGCGTCGGGCGGCCCGATGCTGGCGGCGCTGGCGCTGGGCGCGTACTTCGTGGCGGCGCAGGGCGTGGAATGGGCGGCGCTGCTGCGCGAAGGCCTGACGCTCACCTCCAGCCAGGCCGGCGCCTTCTTCTACGTGATCGTGGGCGCGCACGCGCTGCACGCGCTGGCGGCGCTCGCGGCGCTGGCGCTCTGCTGGGCCCGCCTGCGCGCCGGAAGGCTCACTCCGGGCGTGTTCGGGGCCACGCGGCTGTTCTGGAACTTCGTGGTGCTGATGTGGCCGGTCCTCTACCTGGTGGTGTACCGGTGA
- a CDS encoding response regulator translates to MKGAILVVDDEPGIRFVYEEYLGDLGFEVHAVGDGVSALREAEACRPVLALVDMNLPDMGGLEVIRRLRETHSGMAVVVISANPPERHLAELASLRVDGALEKPVELEQLGEVARRFAA, encoded by the coding sequence GTGAAGGGTGCGATCCTGGTCGTGGACGACGAACCGGGAATCCGGTTCGTGTACGAGGAATACCTGGGTGACCTGGGCTTCGAGGTTCACGCGGTGGGCGACGGTGTGTCCGCCCTGCGTGAGGCCGAGGCTTGCCGGCCGGTCCTGGCTCTCGTGGACATGAACCTGCCGGACATGGGCGGACTGGAAGTGATCCGAAGGCTGCGCGAGACCCACAGCGGGATGGCCGTGGTGGTGATCAGCGCCAACCCGCCCGAGCGGCACCTCGCCGAGCTGGCGAGCCTGCGCGTGGACGGGGCGCTGGAGAAACCCGTGGAACTGGAGCAGCTCGGAGAGGTGGCGCGGCGCTTCGCCGCCTGA